The sequence CAAGATACCAAGATCTATATTGTGCTTTTTTATGTACTGATCAATTTCATCTGTCTTAAGTTTAAAACTTTGGGTTAGAAATAACACAAGGGCGCTATTTAACTCTTCACTGCTTAAGTTTATATTTAATCTCTTCGCTTCATTGAAGATTATGACTTCATCTATTAGTTGCCTCAAAATTTGAGGCTTCGCTTCATTTTTGTCAATATTTTGATTTCCAAACAATGAATTTATCAAATTAATCCGTTTCTCGATATCTAAACTTGAAATTGGCTCGCCATCTACATCTGCAATAATTTGAATTCCTACTGCAAATGACGTAACTGGCAATATCCATACCATTAATAGTAAAATCAGTATTCTAAACATAATATTATTCAACGAACAATCAATTATACAGTAAATACTTAATCAACGCTAGTGGTATGCTAGGACTCAAAAAACTTGCAAAATTTGTAATAACGCCATAACACTGGTACGACAAAATTGCCACATTTCCGCAGTGTATGAAAATTTTATTTTTTGATCAAAAAGTATGACATTTTTACCTGAAAACGATCCGATTGATTTATTTTCAAAGTGGTATGAAGAAGTGCTGAGCTCATCGTATAAAGAACCATATGCAATGACACTCGCAACTTGTAGCAAAGATTGCGTTCCATCTGCAAGGGTGGTATTGCTCAAAGAATATAGCAAAGAAGGGTTTGTATTCTTCACTAATGTAAATAGTAGAAAAGGAAAAGAATTAACTGAAAATCCTAAAGCTGCATTAGTATTTCATTGGATGAAATTTTCTAAGCAAGTACGAATTGAAGGAGATGTTAAGCTCATAAATGGTGGAAAAGCTGATAAATATTTTACCTCTCGTGCACGTGATAGTCAAATTAGTGCATGGTGCTCAAAACAATCTAGTGTTCTAAAAAATTGGCAAGATTTTGAACAACATATTGAATTAAAAAGCATCGAATTTTGTGATCAAAAAGTTCCTCGTCCTGATTTTTGGGTAGGATTTTGTGTAATACCAAAAGTAATCGAATTTTGGCAAGAGGGTGAATATAGGAGGCATATTAGATTTAGATATACTTTGATTGAGGAAAATAATTGGACACTAGAACAATTATACCCTTAGTATTTTAATACTTCTCATCACTGTACATCTAAAAGCTGCGAATAAAACCCACTTCAATATTATGAAGTTTGAGATCATCTTCTCCAAATGGAGGTATAGAAGAAAAATAGCAATAACCCACGCTAATCTTTGGTGACTCTAATGATGACGCAATAGAATAATTAACGCCAAGCTTAATTTGAATGGCTAGTCTATAATCAGCAATAATATCAGTAAGGAGAAAATCAGAATCTCGCTTCATAGCGACTAAACCGCCCCCGAAGCCAAAGTATGGGATTAAGGGAATGCTTTTAATTACAGGTTCATAATATATGTTTGACATTAATGAAACCATATTTCTATCATAAAACTTTGTGCCATCAAAAAGCTTGATTTTATTCAGAACCATCTCAATTTCATACCTTTCGGTAAAATATCTATTAGAGTTATATATTCCCCAGCTAGAGCTGTATAAAAATTGAAAATCAGCTTCAAGATTGGAATTGCTGATACCTGCAATTTCTTCTCCCAATGCTTTCAGAACACTTATGGTATTACCTGTTAAAGCTCCTTTAGCAACACTTAGACCTGCGTGCACTGTATTAGCCTGTGTTTTAACAGCATCTTGAAAATTATTGGATATGGCTCTGCCAACAGCAAACCTGGTATAAAATCCTTTCCCTATTGATTCAAATCTTTCATTAGAAAAGCAAACAGTGGATAATAAAAAACAGAGAGAAAATGCCGTAAATAGAATAAATCTGGCATACATATAACTCCCATTACTAACATAGCATATAAGTAACCAGGATAGAATTTTTGTCAACTATTATTTTGTTTTAACAGTGCAGTTCTATCTTAGATGGTAGCCTCCTATACTTCACTCTTTGGACTGTGCATCTAAAATAAAAACTTGCGTATATTTTTGATCCAACATAAACTACTAATTATTTAATTAATATTATTAATTAGTAAGTAATATGCGCCCTGTAATACTGTGTGGTGGTAGTGGCAGTAGACTTTGGCCTTTATCACAACCAAAACAATTTCAAAAAATATTTAGCAATCACACTATGTTTCAGAGCACTTTACTGAGGCTGAAAAGTAGTTATATGCCTCCAATCATTGCTACAAATATAGAGTACGAGTCATTAGTGATAAGTGAATTACATGCTTTACAGGAGTATAAAGTAATTTTTGAACCAGTAAAAATTGGAACAGCAGCAGCAATATTAATTTCTACACTCCTCTCCAATGAAAATGAAATAATGTTAATTCTGCCTTCAGACCATTTTATAGGCAATTTGAATAATTTTTATAATTCAATTGAAAAAGCATCTGAGGTAGCCAAGGAAAACGACACTATAGTGACTTTTGGAGTCAAGCCACACGAATTTAATTCTGAGTATGGGTATATCGATACAATCTATGATCACAAAAAAAAGTATCATACAGTAAAGAATTTCATAGAAAAACCCGCGTATGAGATGGATAACAATCATTATTGGAATTTAGGTATATTTGTATTTAAAGCAAAACACTACATCAGCGAGATCAAAAAACTCGCCCCAAATCTTTATAATTTATGCTGTAACAGTATAACACATTATACACAGCAGGAAAAACTTCTTTATTTGAAAGAGCAGGATTTTAAGGGGATAGAAGATATATCTGTTGACTACTTAGTGATGGAAAAAGCAAAAAATGTCTCAATGATCGAATCTGATTTTGATTGGATGGACGTGGGAACATGGAGTGCAATTTTAGAACTAAATGCGAAGTGTGAGATAAAACCTGCACAACATTCTCTGCGGGAAGATAATTCAAATAGACTTCTTTCGAAACTCGCTTGTGAGAGGCAAGTGCTAGGAGCACACGGAGCGGAAAACCGCAGTGTATTGAACATACATGAGGATTTGAGCACCGAAGCGACAACGCAATTTCCCACAGAAGTAGAGTTTCGAAAGAAGTCTAATGAACTAAGTAGTGTAAAATCTACTTACACGCAGCAAAATAGACCTCTTGCAAAACCTGTTTGTGATGAGGAATTTTTAGGAGGAGTGAAGATGAGCACCACAGAATACTCGAATGTATTTGAGGAGCGCAGACGAGCTTCGACGACAAAATTGCCTTCAGAAATCGGGTTATGCAAGAGGTCTAATGTTCCAAGCAAGAGTCTAATGTCATTTATTAATAAAATCAAAAAAGAGACAGTAGTTAAAAAAGAGATCAAGCCATGGGGATTTTATAGTATCATTTTAATAGGCAAAAATTTTCTTATAAAATATCTTTTTATAAATCCACTAAGCTGCACTTCTAAGCAGTTTCATAATTATAGAGATGAATATCACATAATACTGTCAGGAGCTGGATATGTTAGTGTGGGCAATAAAGTGCATTCTATAACCCAAAGTCATATGATAGAAATTCCACGAAACGTTTCTCATAGAATTGAAAACAGAAGTGAAAATTCTCCACTTGAGATCGTTGAATTTCAGATTGGAGAGCATTTATCTGATGATGATATAGTAAGATTGGATGATGTATACGGAAGGATATAGTTATCTAGCAAGAGCGGAAACTGGAGTCCAGATTTTTTTACAACTGAATCCTATATAAATAATATGACAGAAAAAATGGTAAATCTTATCCATTTTAGCTATATTCCCAATACAATGAATCTAATGAATTAACAGTAGCCGATTGCTTAAATTCATACTATTATTTTTAAGCATAGCTTCATATAAAACATGACTCTTAAAAAGCTTAATCTGCACTTAGTCTCTGACTCAAGTGGTGAAACTGTTATATCAGTTGCAAAATCAGCACTGAAACATTTTAGTGCTGTAGAAACGGTCGAATATGTTTGGTCTTTTGTAAAAGAAAAAGAACAGGTTGATGGCATTTTAGAAAAGATGAAAAGTAAAAGCGATGAGCACCACTTCGTTATATGCACCATCACTGATGACAATCTCAGGAAGTATCTAAAAGATAACTGCATAAAGTTGGAAATCCCGTATAGAGCTATATTATCACACATTATCAGAGAAATTTCCTCCTATCTTGAAATTGAAAAGGATGAAAAGCTTGATTTACATACTGAAATAAGTGATGAATATTTTCAGCGTATTGAGTCAATAAACTATACTATTAACCATGATGATGGACAAAATATCCAAGACATTGAAAAGGCAGATATAATTTTGGTTGGAGTTTCGCGTACATCAAAATCTCCCACTAGTATGTACTTAGCTTACAGAGGCTATAAAGTTGCAAATATTCCTTTTGTTAGCGGAATACCATTTTATGTAGATTTAGTAAAATTAAAAAACAAGCTAACAATAGGGTTAACAATAGATGTAAGCAGACTAATCGAAATACGTAAAAATAGACTCACTTCAATCAAGAATGAAAGCAATAACGTGTATGCTAATTACGACAAAGTACAAGAAGAAATTGAGGAAGCAGAGAAGCTTTTTAAACAAAACAATTGGCCAATTATCGATGTTACGCAAAAATCAATAGAGGAAGTATCTGCAACAATTATACAATATTTTAATAAAATATGAGATGAGAAAAAACTTATCAATTGACTAACCTCTTATAAGTGATCATAATGTAAAGTAATTTAATTCTTACTGTAGATATGAAAGTAAAAGGATCGCTAAAATCTCACCGCAACAGAGATAAAAATTGTAAAGTTGTGAAAAGGGGTGGTAAGATTTATATTATAAACAAGGTGAAGCCAAGGTGCAAAGCACGCCAGGGCTCTTAGCACCTTTTATATCATATATTTTTCAATTCCTATATTTGAAGGTGTGATATTTACAGCTCAAAAGAAAAAGAAGCTGCTCTATTTATGTATGGCTTTGCTAGTTTCTTTCATTACGTTATATTTCAGCGTTAGCATCGTCACAGGTAACCGTGGCCTATTAACATTAATGAAATTGAATAAGGATATAGAATACAATAAATTTTTGCTAAAGGGCATCTCTTATGAAAAAGAAAAATTAAGTAATAAAATATTAGGTTTATATGAAAAAAGCTTAGATTTAGATTTACTTGACGAGCAAGCAAAAAATTCTTTAGGTTATGTAAGTCCTAATGAACTTATGGTTATTCTTGACACTAAGCAATAATAGAACCACTGAAAAATAAAAGCTACCTCTGGTTGAAAATATCTTCCATAGTTAACCGCTCTAGCATTTTTACTAAATATTACCATACCGTGCTAGCCATTCTGCAGGATAGAGCTTTCCCTCAGGTTTAGGCTCATTAACAATAGTAGAAGGAACATTAAAAGCTTGGTAAAATCCATCTATATGCTCTGGCAAAGGTTTCATTAAATCCATATAGCTAGCTGGACACTGAGCCCTACCCTTATCACAAAGCGCATTGCCGTTCAAATCCATATTTTTAGGCAGTCCATTTTTCATTTCTTCTTCTACTCTTGCACTTATAATTTCTGCCTCTAGTTCAGCTTCAATCTCTTCCTGTTCTGCTGCAGATATTTCACTATCCTTTTCTTTACCTTCATCAACGCTATCATATCCTTCATCTTCAGAAACATCAGATTGCTCTTCAATTTTAGTAGAAACATCATTGTTCCTAGCTCGTATTTTCTGAATGAACGGAAATATTGAAAGTAATAAGTAACTGACTACAGCAACAGAAAGAATAATAGCTATTTTTACAGCAACAGCAATGGTTGCAAAAAGTATCGGAGTTGCTAAAACTGCAAATAAAGCAGATGTAACAAATTTATTCTTTCCTTGTGTGATATTGTTTAAAAACTTCATCATGATAACCCTCAGATGTTATACCTAGTATTATTATATACAAACTTTCGTATATTTGCAACTTTGT is a genomic window of Wolbachia endosymbiont of Folsomia candida containing:
- a CDS encoding sugar phosphate nucleotidyltransferase; the encoded protein is MRPVILCGGSGSRLWPLSQPKQFQKIFSNHTMFQSTLLRLKSSYMPPIIATNIEYESLVISELHALQEYKVIFEPVKIGTAAAILISTLLSNENEIMLILPSDHFIGNLNNFYNSIEKASEVAKENDTIVTFGVKPHEFNSEYGYIDTIYDHKKKYHTVKNFIEKPAYEMDNNHYWNLGIFVFKAKHYISEIKKLAPNLYNLCCNSITHYTQQEKLLYLKEQDFKGIEDISVDYLVMEKAKNVSMIESDFDWMDVGTWSAILELNAKCEIKPAQHSLREDNSNRLLSKLACERQVLGAHGAENRSVLNIHEDLSTEATTQFPTEVEFRKKSNELSSVKSTYTQQNRPLAKPVCDEEFLGGVKMSTTEYSNVFEERRRASTTKLPSEIGLCKRSNVPSKSLMSFINKIKKETVVKKEIKPWGFYSIILIGKNFLIKYLFINPLSCTSKQFHNYRDEYHIILSGAGYVSVGNKVHSITQSHMIEIPRNVSHRIENRSENSPLEIVEFQIGEHLSDDDIVRLDDVYGRI
- the pdxH gene encoding pyridoxamine 5'-phosphate oxidase, with product MTFLPENDPIDLFSKWYEEVLSSSYKEPYAMTLATCSKDCVPSARVVLLKEYSKEGFVFFTNVNSRKGKELTENPKAALVFHWMKFSKQVRIEGDVKLINGGKADKYFTSRARDSQISAWCSKQSSVLKNWQDFEQHIELKSIEFCDQKVPRPDFWVGFCVIPKVIEFWQEGEYRRHIRFRYTLIEENNWTLEQLYP
- a CDS encoding pyruvate, water dikinase regulatory protein yields the protein MTLKKLNLHLVSDSSGETVISVAKSALKHFSAVETVEYVWSFVKEKEQVDGILEKMKSKSDEHHFVICTITDDNLRKYLKDNCIKLEIPYRAILSHIIREISSYLEIEKDEKLDLHTEISDEYFQRIESINYTINHDDGQNIQDIEKADIILVGVSRTSKSPTSMYLAYRGYKVANIPFVSGIPFYVDLVKLKNKLTIGLTIDVSRLIEIRKNRLTSIKNESNNVYANYDKVQEEIEEAEKLFKQNNWPIIDVTQKSIEEVSATIIQYFNKI
- a CDS encoding FtsB family cell division protein, whose protein sequence is MALLVSFITLYFSVSIVTGNRGLLTLMKLNKDIEYNKFLLKGISYEKEKLSNKILGLYEKSLDLDLLDEQAKNSLGYVSPNELMVILDTKQ
- the ykgO gene encoding type B 50S ribosomal protein L36, with the translated sequence MKVKGSLKSHRNRDKNCKVVKRGGKIYIINKVKPRCKARQGS
- a CDS encoding P44/Msp2 family outer membrane protein, whose product is MYARFILFTAFSLCFLLSTVCFSNERFESIGKGFYTRFAVGRAISNNFQDAVKTQANTVHAGLSVAKGALTGNTISVLKALGEEIAGISNSNLEADFQFLYSSSWGIYNSNRYFTERYEIEMVLNKIKLFDGTKFYDRNMVSLMSNIYYEPVIKSIPLIPYFGFGGGLVAMKRDSDFLLTDIIADYRLAIQIKLGVNYSIASSLESPKISVGYCYFSSIPPFGEDDLKLHNIEVGFIRSF